From a region of the Paenibacillus lutimineralis genome:
- a CDS encoding sensor histidine kinase, whose protein sequence is MKILKKIWNIVKHIFQYAAVLLLLVACWFGAYYIMSWVYHYTGVPSSTYVLQAINIIIAFHLFFGSMMLIGLFYRKKEIAKVKSILDAIRRISKGDFSVKIDEQAEYREFNQIVESVNELAGELGRMEMMRQDFISNVSHEIQSPLTSIRGFTEALRNPQLNEGQRGHYLDIIEGESRRLSQMSDNMLKLSSLESDRSSFEHSRFRLDRLLQSIVLATEPQWLGKQIEIELDLKEIYIEGVEELLSQVWVNLLNNSIKFTPVKGRIGVKLTADEEGANVIIADSGVGISKEDLPYIFDRFYKADKSRNRNAGGSGLGLSIVRKIVDIHRGQISVESQPEQGTQFTVFIPIQWQ, encoded by the coding sequence ATGAAAATACTAAAGAAAATATGGAATATCGTGAAGCATATCTTTCAATATGCTGCCGTACTATTACTGCTTGTAGCCTGCTGGTTCGGTGCTTATTATATTATGAGCTGGGTCTATCATTATACTGGAGTTCCTTCGTCTACTTATGTACTGCAAGCTATTAACATCATCATAGCGTTCCATCTGTTCTTTGGTAGTATGATGCTTATTGGGCTCTTCTACCGTAAGAAAGAAATCGCCAAGGTGAAGAGTATTCTGGACGCCATTCGCCGGATCTCCAAAGGCGATTTCTCTGTGAAGATTGATGAACAGGCTGAGTATCGCGAATTCAACCAAATCGTAGAGAGTGTCAATGAACTGGCCGGGGAATTGGGTCGAATGGAGATGATGCGCCAGGACTTTATCTCAAATGTGTCGCATGAGATTCAATCTCCACTGACCTCGATTCGTGGCTTCACTGAAGCGCTAAGGAATCCGCAGTTGAATGAAGGACAGCGAGGGCATTATCTGGATATCATTGAAGGTGAGAGTCGCAGGCTCTCGCAGATGAGTGATAACATGCTCAAGCTGTCCTCACTTGAATCGGACCGTTCCTCATTTGAACATAGCAGGTTCAGGCTAGACCGTCTGTTACAATCGATTGTGCTTGCTACCGAGCCGCAGTGGCTGGGTAAGCAGATAGAGATCGAGCTGGACCTTAAGGAAATCTATATCGAGGGCGTAGAGGAATTGCTGAGCCAGGTGTGGGTTAATCTCCTTAATAACAGTATTAAGTTCACACCTGTGAAAGGCAGGATAGGGGTGAAGCTTACTGCAGATGAAGAGGGGGCTAATGTGATCATCGCCGATTCTGGAGTAGGTATCTCCAAGGAGGATCTCCCTTACATCTTCGATCGCTTCTATAAAGCGGATAAATCAAGAAATCGCAATGCTGGCGGCAGTGGACTCGGCTTGTCTATCGTCCGGAAGATTGTTGATATTCATCGCGGGCAGATATCTGTAGAATCGCAGCCGGAACAGGGTACACA
- a CDS encoding response regulator transcription factor yields the protein MAKILVVDDDHHIRELVKVLIEEAGIGEVLEAADGVEALEMMEAQRADMVILDIMMPNMDGWELCRELRQMYEMPILMLTAKGETRQIVKGFDLGTDDYLVKPFEPAELIVRVRALLKRYQVIASQSVTIGTLHVDRKTFQVMAEGESLTLPPKEFELLFLLGSYPGKTIPREQLIEDIWGYDFEGNERTVDVHVNRLRERFPEQRFRFRIVTIRGLGYRLEVYQEER from the coding sequence ATGGCGAAAATACTTGTTGTTGATGATGATCATCATATCCGTGAACTGGTCAAGGTTCTGATCGAAGAGGCAGGGATCGGCGAGGTGCTGGAAGCGGCCGATGGTGTTGAAGCACTCGAAATGATGGAGGCACAGCGGGCGGATATGGTTATCCTAGATATCATGATGCCCAATATGGATGGTTGGGAGCTCTGCCGTGAGCTGCGACAAATGTATGAGATGCCGATTCTAATGTTGACTGCTAAGGGGGAGACGAGACAGATCGTCAAGGGCTTTGATCTTGGCACGGACGACTATCTTGTGAAGCCATTCGAGCCTGCCGAGCTTATCGTACGGGTAAGGGCGCTGCTCAAGCGGTATCAAGTGATCGCTTCACAGAGCGTGACGATCGGTACACTTCATGTGGATCGTAAGACATTCCAGGTCATGGCAGAGGGTGAGAGCCTTACCCTGCCGCCCAAGGAATTTGAGTTGCTGTTCCTGCTCGGCAGCTACCCGGGCAAGACAATTCCCAGAGAGCAATTGATTGAGGATATTTGGGGCTATGACTTCGAGGGAAATGAACGGACGGTCGATGTACATGTGAACCGGTTGCGTGAGCGATTCCCGGAACAGCGGTTCCGCTTTCGAATTGTAACGATTCGCGGGCTGGGCTACCGTCTGGAGGTGTACCAGGAAGAGCGATGA
- a CDS encoding ABC transporter ATP-binding protein: MKTDISKPNFSSFYRLMKETKPPMALIIVSILLSVVSTLVGLVIPMFTKSLVDGFSLESISRMQIVGLVAAFIGQTLAAGVSIFLLNYIGQKVVAIVRDKLWKKLLALPVSYFDNNRTGESVSRMTNDTGVIKTFISEHVASFFSGIISIIGSIAVLIYLNWKMTLIMFLVIPLAALILVPIGRKMYKVSISMQDETASFTAMISQVLSEIRLVKASNAERIEYKNGSKGIQNLLKFGIKEGLIMAWISPLMSFVLMMLLVIVIGYGGMQVSSGVLTAGELVAFILYLIQIVIPVTQLSTFFTQLQKANGATERMMQTMNEQEEDFHAGLEVTDAKLPVKIENLSFGYKQDEPILQEISFQMEPGTVTAVVGPSGGGKTTLFQVLERYYLPQKGQVMLGNEPIDSFSLRSWRGIIGYVSQESPMIAGTIRENLCYGIEREVNLEELEQAAKMAYADGFISELPEGFDTDVGERGVKLSGGQRQRIAIARALLRDPKILMLDEATSSLDSRSEIVVQQALDNLMAGRTTIVIAHRLSTVVGADQIIFIEKGKVTGRGTHEQLLQHHEMYREFATQQLQIADASPELTLQQQ, encoded by the coding sequence ATGAAAACAGATATATCCAAACCTAATTTCTCGTCATTCTATCGATTAATGAAAGAGACGAAGCCACCGATGGCTTTAATCATTGTCTCGATTTTATTAAGCGTTGTTTCTACGCTGGTCGGTCTGGTTATCCCGATGTTTACCAAAAGCCTTGTCGACGGATTCTCTCTGGAATCCATTAGCCGAATGCAGATCGTTGGTCTGGTCGCCGCCTTTATCGGGCAGACGCTGGCGGCCGGCGTGTCTATCTTCCTGTTGAATTATATCGGCCAGAAAGTAGTTGCCATCGTTCGCGATAAATTGTGGAAGAAGCTGCTTGCTTTGCCGGTCTCTTATTTCGATAATAACCGGACCGGGGAATCCGTCAGCCGGATGACGAATGACACAGGAGTCATTAAGACCTTCATTTCCGAGCATGTAGCCAGCTTCTTCAGTGGTATCATCTCCATCATCGGTTCCATCGCTGTTCTGATCTATCTGAACTGGAAGATGACGTTGATTATGTTCCTCGTGATTCCGTTGGCGGCCCTTATACTTGTGCCAATCGGCCGCAAGATGTATAAGGTCTCGATCAGCATGCAGGATGAGACAGCCTCCTTCACGGCGATGATCAGCCAAGTGCTGTCGGAGATCCGTCTTGTAAAAGCCTCCAATGCAGAAAGGATAGAGTATAAGAACGGAAGCAAAGGAATTCAGAATCTGCTGAAATTCGGGATCAAAGAAGGGCTGATTATGGCCTGGATCAGTCCGTTGATGAGCTTCGTCTTAATGATGCTGCTCGTGATAGTCATCGGTTATGGCGGTATGCAGGTATCTTCAGGCGTACTGACCGCTGGGGAACTAGTAGCCTTTATTCTGTATTTGATTCAGATCGTCATTCCTGTAACTCAGCTCAGCACCTTCTTCACCCAACTGCAGAAAGCCAACGGTGCGACCGAGCGGATGATGCAGACGATGAACGAGCAGGAGGAGGATTTCCATGCCGGCCTTGAGGTGACGGATGCGAAGCTTCCAGTTAAAATTGAAAATCTGTCGTTCGGTTATAAGCAGGATGAACCTATCCTTCAGGAGATAAGCTTCCAGATGGAGCCTGGTACTGTCACGGCGGTAGTTGGTCCAAGCGGTGGAGGGAAGACCACGTTATTCCAGGTGCTTGAGCGCTATTATTTGCCGCAGAAGGGACAGGTAATGCTCGGCAACGAGCCAATCGATTCCTTCTCACTTCGATCCTGGCGGGGGATTATCGGCTATGTGTCCCAGGAGAGCCCGATGATTGCCGGGACGATTCGCGAAAACCTATGCTATGGGATTGAACGTGAAGTCAACCTTGAAGAACTGGAGCAAGCTGCGAAAATGGCTTATGCAGATGGGTTCATCTCCGAGCTGCCGGAGGGATTTGATACAGATGTAGGCGAACGCGGAGTGAAGCTATCTGGCGGACAGCGGCAGAGAATTGCTATTGCCCGTGCATTGCTTCGTGATCCGAAGATATTGATGCTGGATGAAGCCACATCCAGTCTGGACAGCCGCTCGGAGATCGTAGTGCAGCAAGCGCTCGATAATCTGATGGCGGGAAGGACGACGATTGTCATCGCTCACCGGTTATCAACGGTTGTCGGAGCGGATCAGATTATTTTTATCGAGAAGGGAAAAGTCACCGGACGGGGTACCCACGAACAACTGCTGCAGCATCATGAGATGTATCGGGAGTTCGCGACGCAGCAACTACAGATTGCCGATGCCTCACCAGAGTTGACCCTTCAGCAACAATAA
- a CDS encoding MgtC/SapB family protein: MVSDWEMVFKLCIALLFGLFIGIDRQLKQKPLGIKTCMVICISSCLVTIVSIEAFQKFAGPDHPNMDPMRLAAQIVSGIGFLGAGAILRRSNEGISGLTSAAMIWAASGIGIAIGTGFYIEAALAVILLILAVNFVPYLIKWIGPYKLNQRDVSLKVVMEEHGNVTDLIRIIERKDDKSGNKHILQHRIRRLKIKDLDEGRHRVDMVITASEKEYTTEIYNFVRNIDHVISVEVENL; this comes from the coding sequence ATGGTTTCAGATTGGGAAATGGTGTTTAAACTTTGCATTGCTTTATTATTCGGTTTGTTCATTGGAATCGACCGGCAGCTGAAGCAGAAGCCGCTGGGGATTAAAACCTGTATGGTCATCTGCATCTCGAGCTGTCTTGTCACCATCGTCTCGATTGAAGCCTTTCAGAAATTTGCCGGGCCGGATCATCCGAATATGGACCCGATGCGCTTGGCGGCTCAAATAGTTAGCGGGATCGGTTTCCTGGGGGCAGGTGCAATTCTGCGCCGCAGTAATGAAGGAATCTCCGGACTAACGTCCGCAGCGATGATCTGGGCGGCTTCCGGGATTGGGATTGCGATTGGTACGGGATTTTATATCGAAGCTGCGCTAGCAGTCATTTTGCTGATTCTCGCTGTTAATTTCGTCCCGTATCTCATTAAGTGGATCGGACCTTATAAGTTGAATCAACGTGATGTATCTCTGAAGGTCGTCATGGAGGAGCATGGTAATGTCACGGATCTGATTCGGATTATTGAACGCAAAGATGACAAGAGCGGCAACAAACATATTCTACAACATCGCATCCGCCGGCTTAAGATCAAAGACCTGGATGAAGGGCGTCACCGGGTAGACATGGTGATTACAGCGTCGGAGAAGGAATATACAACAGAGATTTATAACTTTGTACGGAATATTGATCATGTAATCAGCGTCGAGGTCGAGAATTTATAA
- a CDS encoding metal-dependent hydrolase — protein MLQKTHTLAGLVAAECVIIYYNQPLLSWESGAALLIGCLVGPLADIDKRGSTMAKILLPLSWLLQILRVKHRTMTHSLLFLVLLGYLLTPLPDFYYWTIIAAYASHPLIDLLNDQGVALLWPLNRKFRFLPKPVAIDTGSLQEIVFRTTLAVLAIILPFALWDSF, from the coding sequence ATGCTTCAGAAGACACACACCTTAGCAGGGCTGGTCGCGGCCGAATGCGTCATCATCTACTACAATCAGCCGCTTCTATCCTGGGAATCGGGAGCAGCGCTGCTGATCGGATGTCTGGTAGGGCCGCTAGCGGACATTGATAAGAGAGGATCAACGATGGCCAAGATTCTGCTGCCGCTATCATGGCTGCTGCAAATCTTGCGCGTTAAGCATCGTACGATGACACACTCCTTGTTGTTCCTAGTGTTGTTAGGTTATTTGTTAACTCCACTGCCTGACTTCTATTATTGGACGATTATCGCCGCTTATGCCTCACATCCGCTCATCGATCTTTTGAATGATCAAGGGGTTGCTCTACTCTGGCCTTTGAACCGGAAATTCCGCTTCTTGCCGAAGCCGGTCGCGATCGATACGGGATCTTTGCAGGAGATTGTTTTCAGAACGACATTAGCTGTATTGGCTATTATTTTACCGTTCGCACTATGGGACTCATTTTGA
- a CDS encoding aspartyl-phosphate phosphatase Spo0E family protein yields the protein MELIRRIEELRLELNKLSTRKLTDRKIVILSQKLDQLLNEYHKNNK from the coding sequence TTGGAGTTAATCCGGAGGATTGAAGAACTTCGGTTGGAATTAAATAAACTCTCCACACGCAAGCTGACCGACCGAAAAATCGTAATTCTGAGCCAGAAACTTGACCAATTACTCAACGAATATCATAAGAACAACAAGTAA
- a CDS encoding FMN-dependent NADH-azoreductase has protein sequence MAKVLFVKANNRSVEQSATVKLYESFLQSYKENHPGDEVTEVNVFDANLPYYDNDMINGGYKLANGFEATPEEVKAVELENSYLDQFLSADKVVFAFPLWNFTIPAQLLTYLFYLNQAGKTFKYTPEGPVGLVGDKKVALLHARGGVYSEGPMASWEMSLNYVTNILAFWGIKNTENVIVEGHNQFPDRAEEIIQDGIKRAAHLAARF, from the coding sequence ATGGCTAAAGTATTATTCGTCAAAGCTAACAACCGTTCGGTTGAGCAATCCGCAACAGTGAAATTGTATGAAAGTTTCTTGCAATCCTACAAGGAAAATCATCCTGGGGATGAAGTTACTGAAGTGAACGTATTTGATGCGAACCTTCCGTACTATGACAACGATATGATTAACGGTGGGTACAAACTGGCTAACGGATTCGAAGCAACTCCAGAGGAAGTGAAGGCCGTTGAACTTGAGAACTCATACCTTGATCAATTCCTGAGCGCAGACAAAGTGGTATTTGCGTTCCCATTGTGGAACTTCACCATTCCTGCTCAGCTTCTGACTTACCTGTTCTATTTGAACCAAGCGGGTAAGACTTTCAAATATACTCCAGAAGGCCCTGTAGGCCTTGTTGGCGACAAGAAAGTAGCATTGTTGCACGCTCGTGGTGGGGTATATTCCGAAGGACCAATGGCTTCTTGGGAAATGTCCTTGAATTATGTAACTAATATCCTGGCATTCTGGGGCATCAAGAACACCGAGAATGTAATCGTGGAAGGCCACAATCAATTCCCGGATCGCGCGGAAGAGATTATTCAAGACGGCATCAAACGTGCAGCTCACCTTGCAGCTCGCTTCTAA
- the metE gene encoding 5-methyltetrahydropteroyltriglutamate--homocysteine S-methyltransferase — translation MNVCLIKHYSWRLIELSKIVSGNLGYPRIGRNREWKKAIEAYWAGQIAEPELRERLTAIRLDNLRTQQSKGIDVIPVGDFTYYDHVLDTAVMFGLVPARFEYDGVAVPLDTYYAIARGNKQAAASEMTKWFNTNYHYIVPELGDREPKLTVNYPLEAYREAKQALQIEGKPVLLGLYTFLKLSKGYAEGEFSVWIDKLLPLYIQVLRELAAEGAAWVQIDEPALVTELTAEDIQQLNSIYKKIVQEVPGISIMLQTYFAAVSGYQQVIALPVQGIGLDFIHGLEGNLAALREFGYPAGKVLGAGVIDGRNIWRSDLKAAKQLLDEIVELAPEAEKVIVQPSGSLLHVPVSLQGETELEPLLKEALAFAEEKLDEVASLKESFSSSSIPALFVENEQSIQALSAAPVRNRHNVRNRVEQALQQPAERKNEFAARRVQQEQKWQLPLLPTTTIGSFPQTKEVRSARQKWRKGEWSTEQYDQYIQSEIDKWIRIQEEIGLDVLVHGEFERTDMVEFFGEKLPGFAFTRGGWVQSYGTRCVKPPIIYGDVEFGQPMTVKETQYAQSLTQKPVKGMLTGPITILNWSFVRTDIPRKHVAYQIALALREEVEALERAGIEMIQVDEPALREGLPLKREEWQEYLDWSVNAFRISTSSVQDTTQIHTHMCYCEFQDIIDSIQALDADVISIETSRSHGELISSFEEHTYPLGIGLGVYDIHSPRVPSEEEMLSLIERALEVLDPQLFWINPDCGLKTRGQEETVAALSHMVSAAETYREKVISSSLKTR, via the coding sequence ATGAACGTGTGTCTCATCAAACATTATTCATGGAGGTTGATTGAATTGAGCAAAATCGTAAGCGGTAATCTAGGGTATCCAAGAATTGGACGGAATCGGGAGTGGAAAAAAGCGATTGAGGCTTATTGGGCAGGACAAATCGCTGAGCCAGAACTGCGGGAACGACTGACGGCGATCCGCCTGGACAATTTGCGTACGCAGCAAAGCAAAGGAATCGATGTCATTCCAGTCGGTGATTTTACCTATTATGATCATGTGCTGGATACGGCGGTGATGTTCGGATTAGTCCCGGCACGATTCGAGTATGACGGCGTGGCAGTACCGTTAGACACCTATTATGCTATCGCCAGAGGAAATAAACAGGCTGCGGCTAGCGAGATGACCAAGTGGTTCAATACGAATTACCACTATATCGTACCTGAGCTTGGAGACAGAGAGCCGAAGCTGACTGTAAATTATCCGCTAGAGGCGTACCGAGAAGCGAAGCAAGCTCTGCAAATTGAAGGCAAACCCGTATTACTTGGTTTGTATACGTTCCTGAAACTGTCCAAAGGATATGCAGAGGGAGAGTTCAGCGTTTGGATCGACAAGCTGCTGCCGCTCTATATTCAGGTGCTGCGTGAGCTTGCGGCAGAAGGTGCAGCCTGGGTACAAATCGATGAGCCAGCTCTCGTAACAGAGCTAACCGCAGAGGATATCCAGCAACTTAATTCGATCTATAAGAAAATTGTTCAGGAAGTACCGGGAATCTCCATCATGCTGCAAACCTACTTCGCCGCAGTGTCCGGTTATCAGCAGGTGATTGCTCTGCCGGTGCAGGGAATTGGCTTGGATTTTATACACGGTCTAGAGGGCAATCTTGCGGCACTGCGAGAATTTGGCTATCCGGCAGGCAAGGTGCTCGGAGCAGGAGTCATCGATGGACGCAACATTTGGCGCAGCGACCTGAAGGCGGCCAAGCAGCTGTTGGATGAGATCGTAGAGCTAGCTCCGGAGGCGGAAAAGGTTATTGTGCAGCCATCGGGCAGCTTACTGCATGTACCGGTCAGCCTGCAAGGAGAGACGGAGCTAGAACCGCTTCTGAAGGAGGCACTGGCCTTTGCGGAAGAGAAACTGGATGAAGTCGCTAGTCTAAAGGAATCGTTCAGCAGCTCGTCCATTCCTGCCTTATTTGTGGAGAATGAGCAATCCATTCAGGCATTGTCTGCTGCTCCGGTCCGTAATCGTCATAATGTACGCAATAGGGTTGAGCAGGCATTGCAGCAGCCTGCGGAGCGGAAGAATGAATTCGCAGCACGCAGAGTGCAGCAGGAACAGAAATGGCAGCTGCCATTGCTTCCAACCACGACCATCGGCAGCTTCCCGCAGACGAAGGAAGTGCGTTCGGCACGGCAGAAATGGCGCAAAGGCGAATGGAGCACGGAGCAATACGATCAATACATTCAATCTGAAATTGATAAATGGATCCGAATCCAGGAAGAAATCGGTTTGGATGTACTCGTACATGGAGAGTTCGAACGGACGGACATGGTTGAATTTTTCGGCGAGAAGCTGCCTGGTTTTGCTTTTACACGTGGTGGATGGGTTCAGTCCTATGGGACGCGCTGCGTGAAGCCGCCAATTATTTACGGGGATGTGGAATTCGGCCAGCCTATGACTGTAAAAGAGACACAATATGCTCAATCGCTGACACAGAAGCCAGTTAAAGGTATGTTGACCGGACCGATCACTATATTGAACTGGTCGTTTGTACGGACGGATATCCCTCGGAAGCATGTTGCGTATCAGATTGCTCTTGCCTTGCGTGAAGAAGTAGAGGCTCTGGAGAGAGCAGGGATCGAGATGATTCAGGTGGATGAGCCTGCACTTCGAGAAGGATTGCCTCTGAAACGGGAGGAGTGGCAGGAATATCTGGACTGGTCGGTAAATGCTTTCCGGATTTCTACAAGTTCAGTGCAAGATACAACGCAAATTCATACGCATATGTGCTATTGCGAATTCCAGGACATCATTGATTCGATCCAGGCCCTGGATGCCGATGTGATCTCGATCGAGACATCGCGCAGCCATGGAGAACTGATCAGCAGCTTCGAAGAACATACTTACCCGCTCGGCATTGGGCTTGGCGTCTATGATATTCATAGTCCAAGAGTTCCTTCCGAGGAAGAAATGTTGTCTCTGATCGAACGAGCGCTGGAGGTACTAGATCCGCAGTTATTCTGGATTAACCCCGATTGCGGACTGAAGACAAGAGGACAGGAGGAAACTGTCGCAGCTTTGTCACATATGGTGTCAGCAGCAGAAACCTATAGGGAGAAAGTGATTTCAAGTTCTTTGAAAACAAGATAA
- a CDS encoding helix-turn-helix transcriptional regulator has protein sequence MAFMIAQRAYIKLYLITKVEQRRGYGYQMLEEMKEEFKLFGYVPPLSEIYRALHELVQEGVLYRTKQLKGNDPSVDFQEIVLYHFTEDGRDKAKLYKKQVKTDLDRCIGMLQKAVQDNYN, from the coding sequence ATGGCTTTTATGATTGCCCAGCGGGCTTACATTAAGTTATACCTGATTACGAAGGTGGAGCAGCGGCGTGGATATGGTTATCAGATGCTGGAGGAAATGAAGGAGGAATTCAAGCTGTTCGGGTATGTGCCTCCGCTGAGCGAGATTTACCGGGCTTTACATGAGTTGGTGCAGGAAGGAGTTCTATATCGGACTAAGCAGTTGAAGGGAAATGATCCAAGCGTCGACTTTCAGGAGATTGTACTGTACCATTTTACGGAAGATGGACGGGACAAGGCTAAGCTCTACAAGAAGCAGGTGAAGACCGATCTCGATCGCTGTATTGGTATGCTGCAAAAGGCGGTTCAGGACAATTATAACTAG
- a CDS encoding enhanced serine sensitivity protein SseB C-terminal domain-containing protein — MTFEPENKLEEILMTAATAPSARYDFYKELVGSNIYTIQYGSEIDTNEGVLKEGSSIQLLNIEINQKLYIPIFTSLRRLQEAIDQEVNYCSMNAVDFFQLTRGADVFLNPTSSYGKEFTAEEIESILNGSIFSPSQQYEVQKETEVMIGQPAIMPKELLDVLSELFADMKEVKLAYHAHFFNPQMDERPHTLIALEVCDNMNEIVAKAGMVANSVYVPDPPVTFIQLDGSSGLEDYFKSNVKPFYKKRVLGLF; from the coding sequence ATGACGTTTGAACCGGAGAATAAACTCGAGGAAATTTTAATGACGGCAGCAACCGCCCCCTCTGCCCGATATGATTTTTACAAGGAACTGGTGGGTTCCAACATTTACACGATTCAATACGGAAGTGAAATTGATACGAATGAAGGAGTATTAAAAGAAGGTTCCTCGATTCAATTATTAAATATTGAAATCAACCAGAAATTATATATACCGATCTTTACATCATTACGCCGTTTACAAGAGGCCATTGATCAGGAAGTTAATTATTGTTCGATGAATGCCGTGGATTTCTTTCAATTAACTCGTGGCGCTGACGTATTTCTAAATCCAACTTCAAGCTATGGAAAAGAATTTACGGCAGAGGAAATAGAGTCCATTCTAAATGGATCCATTTTCAGCCCTTCCCAGCAATATGAAGTACAGAAAGAGACAGAGGTTATGATCGGACAACCGGCCATTATGCCAAAAGAGCTCCTTGATGTACTAAGCGAACTATTTGCGGATATGAAAGAAGTTAAGCTCGCCTATCATGCACATTTCTTCAACCCACAAATGGATGAGAGACCACACACACTCATCGCTCTTGAAGTGTGTGACAACATGAATGAGATTGTTGCCAAAGCAGGAATGGTGGCAAATTCCGTATACGTTCCTGACCCACCCGTTACATTTATTCAGTTGGATGGGTCATCAGGATTGGAAGATTACTTTAAGTCCAATGTGAAGCCTTTTTACAAAAAAAGAGTTCTTGGGCTATTCTAG
- a CDS encoding response regulator, with amino-acid sequence MRTRVLVVDDHPHAREAISDILSEDESFEIIGFAESGEEAVLQTEMWMPDLILLDIHLPGQDGLATTREIKLKFPYVKIVLVTVSDNVAYLFEALKQGAQGYLLKNLEPGIWLEYLRAVASEEAPMTSELALRILQEFSLQKPNQTGHHPLTNREREILDLVARGMTNREIAKDLDISDQTVKNHLKNIMHKLHLENRVQLTRYAMEQGWI; translated from the coding sequence ATGAGAACCCGCGTATTGGTCGTTGATGACCATCCCCACGCTCGCGAAGCGATTAGTGACATCCTTTCGGAGGATGAGAGCTTTGAAATCATCGGATTTGCTGAGAGTGGGGAGGAGGCTGTATTACAGACGGAAATGTGGATGCCAGATCTAATTCTACTGGACATCCATCTCCCAGGTCAGGACGGCCTTGCGACGACGAGAGAGATCAAGCTGAAATTTCCTTATGTGAAAATTGTGCTCGTTACCGTCTCCGATAATGTAGCTTATCTATTTGAGGCTTTGAAACAGGGAGCGCAGGGCTATTTGCTGAAAAATCTTGAGCCGGGTATTTGGCTTGAATATCTTCGCGCAGTGGCCAGTGAGGAAGCACCGATGACAAGTGAGCTGGCTTTACGTATTTTACAGGAGTTTTCATTACAGAAACCGAATCAGACCGGCCACCATCCACTTACGAATCGTGAACGTGAAATACTCGATTTGGTCGCCCGAGGGATGACTAATCGGGAGATTGCTAAGGATCTCGACATTTCCGATCAGACCGTTAAGAACCATCTGAAGAATATCATGCACAAGCTGCATTTAGAGAATCGGGTACAATTGACGCGCTATGCCATGGAGCAAGGGTGGATTTAG
- a CDS encoding sensor histidine kinase has translation MSYRQLKWMILIVPTLLIGIWEYVRHQFLMPYLSMDTGNYLTPVLLFMISVTLQYKWFRKLESMQEELQKERSLKASWEEREQLARELHDGIAQSLFLLSVKVDRAEKRQNSSGEVADLNELRTTIQDVNRYVRQAISDLKLPPDIDAEGNHLSFPERIQQIADEYQLGLHLAWTLSEERWSAKEKLELLACIREAIVNASKHAAVQDIFVQGREQEGAFQVSIIDRGNGFKVGELSPERYGLRIIKQRAEQMHWSLTVESMSGETCIMIQGGQENYENPRIGR, from the coding sequence ATGTCGTATCGACAGTTAAAATGGATGATCTTAATTGTCCCGACGCTACTGATCGGGATTTGGGAATATGTCAGACATCAATTTCTGATGCCGTATTTATCGATGGATACAGGCAATTACTTAACACCCGTGCTGCTGTTCATGATTAGTGTGACCTTGCAGTATAAATGGTTCCGCAAGCTGGAGAGTATGCAGGAGGAACTCCAGAAGGAGCGGTCTCTTAAGGCGAGCTGGGAAGAGCGGGAGCAGTTAGCCAGAGAACTGCATGATGGCATCGCGCAATCATTGTTCCTGTTGTCTGTCAAAGTGGATCGAGCGGAGAAAAGACAGAATTCTAGCGGGGAAGTGGCGGATTTAAATGAGCTCAGAACGACCATTCAGGACGTTAATCGTTATGTCAGGCAGGCGATATCCGATCTGAAGCTGCCGCCAGATATTGATGCGGAAGGGAACCATCTCTCATTCCCGGAACGAATTCAGCAGATTGCCGATGAGTATCAACTGGGTCTGCATCTGGCTTGGACACTATCAGAGGAACGGTGGTCAGCCAAGGAGAAGCTGGAGCTGCTTGCTTGCATCCGGGAAGCGATCGTGAACGCTAGCAAGCATGCCGCTGTTCAGGACATCTTTGTGCAGGGAAGAGAGCAAGAAGGAGCTTTTCAAGTGAGCATTATCGACCGGGGGAATGGATTTAAAGTAGGGGAACTATCGCCGGAGCGGTACGGACTGCGGATCATTAAGCAGCGAGCCGAACAGATGCATTGGAGCTTAACCGTAGAATCGATGTCTGGAGAGACCTGTATTATGATCCAAGGAGGACAAGAAAATTATGAGAACCCGCGTATTGGTCGTTGA